TTCGTATAAAACGATTAAAATAAGGCTGGCAGCAGTAGAAAGCAGGATTTTCAGCATCAGGTACAATGGGTTGCCGAAGCCGAAAACTTCCAGGATAAAAAAGACCACGTGGTGCAGAAATACCAGCACCGCCGCATAGATCAGAAACTGCGAAACGCCCATACTGGTCATGGACGGCGTTTTCTGAGTGGTTTCAAAGCCACCCTGGGGCGACAGGACATTGATAATAAACGGTCGCAGGTAAGCGATAAACACGCAGGCTGCCGCATGTATCCCCATGGTGTTGGAAAACATATCGAGGGAGATACCCATCAGGAACCCAAGCAACATCACCACCGGGCGCGGCAGGTTAAAAGGCAGCGCCAGGATGAAAAGCATGTACAGATAAGGGCTCACCAGCTGGTGGATCAGTATCTTGTTGAGCACAAACACCTGTATCAGCAACAGGAATGCAAACCGGATAATATTTCTTAACAGTATACTCATTTAATCAACTTGTAAGTTGAGTCTTCTAGTCGTTGTTGTTCATCTTTCAGCAGATTTTCTATTACGTACACATATTGCACGTTATAGAAATTCGTGGCCAGTCTCAGACGGATATTATAAGAGGTGCCGGCTTTATCCGACATCATCACCGTGTCTACATAACCAATGGGGATATTTTCAGGAAACAGCGCTGAAAAGCCGCTGGTGACCACGGTATCCCCTTTATGTACTTTAGCGCTCTTCGGGATATCCTTTAACTGGGCATAGGTGGCATTGTCACCGTCCCAGTGTACAGACCCCATTTCCTTGCCCTGGCCCAGCCTGGCGCTGATAGACACCGAGTTGGATTTGGAAAGCATGGAAAGCACCACTGCATAGTTATCGCTCACGCTTCTTACCACGCCTACCACGCCGCTGCTGCTGATAACGCCCATATTGGGACGGATACCCTGCAGGCTGCCGCGGTGGATAGTCAGATAGTTGATGGGTTTGTTAACGGAGTTATTGATCACCTTAGCCTCAAAGTACTTATAGCGGCGGACCTGGGTGCCGATCACCCGGTGAAGGGTATCGTCGCTGTATTGGCGGATCGTATCTATTTTGAGGCCGGTGCCTGTCACCACAGAATCAAAGCTGGTGCGAACGGCATTGTGCAGGCGGGTATTTTCCGCTACCAGGCTGTCGTTGGTAGCTTTCAGGTGAAAGTAATATTGTACGTTGTTGTATTTGTCGTACAGCTTCCCACTAATATCATTGGCGGAGTTAAGGTAGGCAGATCGCTGCAGGTTATTGTTCTGGAATACCAACACAATACAAATCACTTCCAGCAGCAGAAATAAGAAGAAGTTGAAATATCGCCTAAAGAAA
The Chitinophaga varians genome window above contains:
- the mreC gene encoding rod shape-determining protein MreC, whose protein sequence is MRNLIIFFRRYFNFFLFLLLEVICIVLVFQNNNLQRSAYLNSANDISGKLYDKYNNVQYYFHLKATNDSLVAENTRLHNAVRTSFDSVVTGTGLKIDTIRQYSDDTLHRVIGTQVRRYKYFEAKVINNSVNKPINYLTIHRGSLQGIRPNMGVISSSGVVGVVRSVSDNYAVVLSMLSKSNSVSISARLGQGKEMGSVHWDGDNATYAQLKDIPKSAKVHKGDTVVTSGFSALFPENIPIGYVDTVMMSDKAGTSYNIRLRLATNFYNVQYVYVIENLLKDEQQRLEDSTYKLIK
- the mreD gene encoding rod shape-determining protein MreD, translating into MSILLRNIIRFAFLLLIQVFVLNKILIHQLVSPYLYMLFILALPFNLPRPVVMLLGFLMGISLDMFSNTMGIHAAACVFIAYLRPFIINVLSPQGGFETTQKTPSMTSMGVSQFLIYAAVLVFLHHVVFFILEVFGFGNPLYLMLKILLSTAASLILIVLYELLFFTKK